From Ignavibacterium sp.:
GGATCTGCAATGCGTGTTAGTCCAGTCGCCTGGGCTTTCAATGATTTAGAAACAGTGTTAGCTAAAGCTAAAGAATCAGCAGAGGTAACACACAATCATCCTGAGGGAATTAAAGGTGCACAAGCTACTGCATCAGCTATTTTCCTGGCTCGTTCCGGAAGTTCAAAGAATGAGATTAAAGAATACATAGAAAAAAACTTTGCTTATTTCCTGGATTTCGATCTGGAAGAACTCAGAAAGAACTATACATTTAATGAAACCTGCCAGAAGACTGTACCCCAGGCAATCTACACTTTTTTAATCTCTGATAGTTTTGAGGACTCAATTCGTAAAGCTATTTATATTGGTGGTGATTCAGATACACTTGCTTGCATAAATGGTTCAATTGCACAGGCATATTATGGAATACCTAAATCAATTGTTGAAATAGTCAAGCAAAAGCTTGATGATCATTTGTTAAAGATTGTGAATGATTTTACTGATAAATATAAAATCTTATAAAATAGACTCTTGCAAAATCCACTTACATTTTATGCAAAACAGTCATTAGACTATTTCACATATTTTCCAAAATCTTAATCAGATTAAAGTTAAAACTACCTAAATTTAATTCTTTAATCGATTATAGAAGAATTAAGGTTGAAAATTAATATGCAAAATCCACTTAAACTGACCATTACCCACTGGAGGGGGTTGTACAACAGTATAGCCCTCTTCCATTAAAAATCTTGCCGTTGATGTACTTGGAGGAGGATTAAATGGATTGACGGCTGTTCCGTTCGGGCATACAACAGTAATTGAACCAGACCAGGTTTCATTCATTTCAAAATTCAGCCACGGATAACCAAAATTGTCAGCTTCCATCTCTCCTGATAATGAAATGTTCCCTACAACCGTCTCTGTTCCGATGCAAACAGATTGTTCAATTCCATTCCAATCTACTGTTCCATTTCCTGTTATCTCACCGTATGGTTCATTATATGTATTAACAATAAATGGCACGAAACCTTTAATAGTTCTCTGTATTGTTCCACCCCCGATACTGAATGTCATAATATGATCATATTCACGTTCACCTCTTATAAAACAACTGTTTCTTATTTCAATAATTCTGTCACCAACTCTTCTGTTGAGTTGTGAATCGGAAGTAAGTAGCATAACCATTTCGCCATATTTAAATAGTGCTTGCTGATAATATCCACAAGGATCTTCAGGTATTGGTAAATCTAAAAATGCATTTACCCGCTGAATAATTTTTTGCTCCAGGGATTCTAACATTTGGTTTGCCAGTTGATCTTCTCCAATCGCCTGCAATAGCTCAATATACTGAAGTATTCCTTTTATCAGTTCAGAAAAGCTTTGCCAATCCATTAAATCAATAATTAAATCTGAATTGGCTTTATTCGACTGAGAGATTATCTCCTCGTTAGTTGGCTGGGCACCCCCATAATCGCTAAAATGAAATATTTCTGAAGTCACAGAGTTGTTAGTTATTTCTGTTTTATATAATGGCAACGCATAGTCAGATGCTTTTCGACTATATAGAATAGTTCTGGAGGTATCAGCAATGGTTTTGTTGAAAATAACTTTTAATTCGGCAGCATTTCGTAATTTCAATCCATCTGGAAGAATCCGGATTGTATTAATCAGATTATTTGAGAAAGGATTTGCTTCTGTTGATTTTAGAAGCTGGAGTGTAATGGCTTTTGAATCTAAAAACGCATATTTGGGGATTGTCAAAAAAATTCTATCACCATCAGGGCTGGTTATTTCAAGAGTTCCTCCGTCTGTTGGCGTTATATTTTTGGTTGACTGGATAGCTACATCTGCATCTACCGGGTTGCTGTCTTCTTTACAGCTTATTGCTATTAAAGCAAGAATTATGAAGAATGAAAAAATCAGAAACCATTTATTATTTGATTTCATAATTTCGCCTCATAATTCAAAATTGGATTGAAAAAACATTTGCTTAAATGTTTTCGTTGCAACAATGAAAAGAACACATAATAAAATCAAGTAGTGAAAGAGCGGTTTACCTGGATTTAATTATTAAAAATTTTCTCATTAGAAACTTCATATTTTTTTAATGTAAAATCAATAAGTGATGTTTTGTAATTAGCAAGCAAAATAAAAGAATTATTAAATCTAAAATCTCTTTACAAAGAAAAATATTTAAAATCCTGTAGTTGATTAAAAATGAATTGTATTGTAGAGAAAGTATTAGATTTTTCCCTAAGCTTTTTATAAGCATTAAATTTTATTGTTTGTCCCTAAAATCCAATGTGTCGTGATATGACCTAAATTAATCTGTGGTTAATTATTCAACTAAATACCAAAGACTAATGTAATAACGGTACTAATCAGGATCAGTTTTTGCTACCAATTTGCTACCAAATTCCTTGTAAAACTTTATTTAAGAAAACTAAGTCTTTTCAACCTTCCATTTATTACCCCTTATTGAGGCATTACCATTCGCATCACATCGAGTAATTTTTATTAAATGGTCAGGAACATTTAATTTAAACCATATATCATCCATTGAACGCTGAAGATAAGCTGGTAGTTCATCTATCCTTAGATTAACAGGTTTACGTGGAGAGGTTATTAAAAAATAAGGTTTGACATTATTCCATATGCAGTTATTGAATCCAAATATTAATCTTAACTTATTTATTTTAGAACCGAATTGTTTATTTGTCCAACCTGACTCTGCTTTTGCTTCGATCAGAACTATATTGTAAATATTATCTTTCTTGAAGGCAACTATGAAATCAATGTCTTCCTGATTTGAGTTTAATCCAACCGTATTATCACTGATAAATTCTGTTGTTCCCCTTTCAGCACAATATAGACTTGCATAAATCCAATCCAGGTGATAATCCATAGCAGCAAAATCATCATATGGAATTTCAATTTTTATTTTTTTCACCAATTGTTTTGCGAAATTCCTCAGAAATTCTGAAATCCTTATTCCCAAGAGCTTGCCCGATAAGGAAAAACCTTTCCTTACGATTAAAGTGTTTCAGTAGAAAAATTAAATCAGTTTTCATTTTATTGGTCAACATTCATTTTAATTTTGGTATTATTTAGATTCTTGTTCTGTCTTTTCCCTCTATTTCAAACTTGATTATCCTTGATTTAACAACCTAGAGGAATGTAACTCCTTCTATTATTTCAATTTCTTCCGGAGTTAAATCGTAGAGCTGGTAAACTAAATTGTCTATTTCTATTTCCCAGCGTTTGGAATCTGATTATTAGTTTATATGCTTTAGTTTCTTATACTTTGTTGGTAAGGTTTTTATTAATGATTCCTCGATTAAAATTTTATCAATAATTAATTTAATTAAAGAAACGAGCTTACTATTTTTTGAATATTTCGCTGGTGCTATATACCTTGCTCGTCCGTGTTCTAATAATTCTTCACAAATTTCTTTGGGTGACTTTTTGGTTTTTGTATGCCTTTTATTTGGGTCATAAACAGCTATTGAGTAACCACCTTGAAAATTGACCATTTTCATAGAAGGAATATCAGTCTCACCATCACCAATATATATCATTCTCTTAAAGGGAATATATCTTTCTTCTTCAGGAACATATTTATTAATTTTTGTATTATCCCAAACGTTCATTATTCCTTTATTGATTCTAAATAAATATTGAGTTTTATTTGTATAATCAATTGCCAGAGCAGGCCACTGAGCAACTCCATTTATATCATAAAAAAATTCGGAAGCAAAAATAAATTTGAATTTATTCCTGATTCTTGTTCCCTCAATTATTTCTTTCAAGCCTGAAGATATTATATAGTGCTCAATAGCAATATTTTTTGATTCAGCGTATTTATTAATTAAATCAAAATATTTATCAACACCCTTAAAAAGTTGTATTTGGTTTCCGTGTTTTCTAAAAGAGGCTCTCTTAATTTGATGGTTTGCATTTTTTGCCTTATCAATTGTTAAATACATATAAGCAAGTATTTCATTCATTTTTTTTTCTTTTGCAAAATCCTTAACCTCTCCCCAAAAGATTTTGGGTCTAAGATTTAATGCTGGTAATAATGAGTGTTCCTGCATATTCCCGGGTGCAAGCGTACCATCAAAGTCATAACATATTGCAATTCTTATTTTTTTATTACGCATATCTATTTCCCTCCTTCTATTATTTCTATTTCTTCCGGAGTTAATTCGTAAAGCTGGTAAACTAAATTGTCGATTTCTTTTTCCCAAGCACTTGTATCTGATTGCGGGTTTTGTTTTTTCGCAGTAATTATTTTATCTACCAGTGTCTCTATTTGCTGAATAATAAAATGGTTATTTGGAGTGATTGGAGGTAATGGCATAACCTCAACATATTGATTTGATAATCTAAAACCAGTAAAACCATATTGATGGACTATCATTAATACATACTCATAAATTAATTTTGAATTCAAAATTCCCATTATATATTTCAGATTATTTCCAGTAAAGAATGCCATACTATCCAAAATAAAAACATTAGGTTCAACTATACAAAATGTTGGCTCTTGTGTAATACGTTGCCACACCACCTTCTCCTTCTCAAACTCGGGGTAGTAGGCAATTTGGTCTTGTGTTTCAAACCATTTATTGCCAGTTTGTTTGCGTGCATTAAAGCCTAAATTTGGATATTTCTTACCAGATTGCTCAAGCTGTCGGATATCGAAATTATCTAAAAAGTATTTCTTTAGAGCTGGAAACTTCTCGATATTTAAATGTAATGCCGGAAAAGTTCCAATCACCCACAAACCCGCCCAATCATAATAATATCTTTTTATATCTCGTCCTCGCAAAATTGGTTTTATTATTGCTTCGGTACGCTGTCGTTCAGTCAGTCCACCGAATCGGGACGATTCGGCTACACTGCAATTATTCAATATTTCATTTCGCTTTTCTGTTGTGATTATAAATGCTTCGTTCAAGCCGGTTTTAATTCCATAATAAATTTTCACATCCCAATCTTTGAGCGGTTTGCCAATGAGTTCTATTTTTTCTTTAAGCTTTTGCTCGGCGTTATTGCCAATAAACCAGGCATCTTTAGTCAGTTTTGTAAGTGTAACTCCTTTTTCTTTTAACTGTTTATTAAAATCAATATTATTTTCTTTGGTTAATGTTAACGCTTGCAAATTGAAAATAGATTTTTCACCTGATAAATTAGTTTCAGAATGACCATTCACCTTTGGATTGGATTTTTGAATAAGCAAAATATTTGTATCAACTGTTGCACTTTCAAATATTCCAGGTCCTAAGTCAATTAAAACTTTGGGATTGTGCTTAGTGAAAAATTCTCGCAATGTTTCCCCGTATCCTGCACGCATCCATTTATTTGATGTGATGTAACAGAGATGACCAAATTTCCTCAATAGATTAATCCCTTTTTCATAAAAGAGACAATAAATATCTCCTGTTCTTTCAAATGTTTTATAATTCTGATCTTTGTAAAGGTCAGCATATTTAAATTTACTTTTATCACTAATTGCTTTCTGCAATTGAATGTAAGGAGGATTTCCAATTACAATATCGAATCCGGAGGATTCATTTACTTTTACTCCAAACATCCATTCCGGGTCAAACCATTCTGAGAATTTGTTTGTATCGTAAGGGTCCCAGCTTGCAATCTTGTCAGAGAATTCATTATCAATCCTGTTATCATCCAAAACTTTTCTTATTTTTTTACGTAGTTCCCTGTCTTTATTTTCAAGCTTTTTCTTTTCACTTTCTTCACTTGTAGTAAAATATTTTTGTCTTAATTCAAAGAGCTCTTTTTCAAGGTTATCCAATTCTGAAGGTCTTAAAGTTAAAGTATCAGGCAACCCAATAAGTGTGTTGGCTGCCACAAGTTTTGTTTCGAGGTTCGGCAGGGGATCTATGCCAAGGTTGTCGACCTCACCCTCGGGAGAGATGACCTTTTCATCTACTAATAGCGAAATGAAGAAACGTAGTTTTGCTATTTGTATTGCAATTGGTTGAATGTCTACTCCGTAAAGACAATTTTGAATGAGATATAGTTTTCTACCATAATCTAATTCATTCCTTTTAAAATTATCTTCAATTTTGTTTATTAGTATTTTCTTGAGTCCAGGATCGGTAATATTATTTTCAATTGCATTAATTTGCTGTTGTTTCCACTTAATATTATGAGGGTCGAGTTTTGATAAAATTAAAACCAATTTGTGCAGTACACCCATAGGAAAGGCACCGGAACCAACAGCAGGGTCTAGTATTTTGCAACTGTTTATTGCATCTATGAGAATATCGGTTTCTTTATCGGTAAATCTGTGTGGTTCCTCTGCATAAGAAATTAATTTCCTCAATTCTACTTCAAGTTCGTCTTCTTTATCAATCCAGCGGCTCGGTAATAATTCTTCCTCAATTTTAAGCTGTCCTTTTCGTGCTTTATTTCCAAACATATCAATTTGATCGGTTCCAATTTCAATGTAACTTTTTGCACCTTCAATCATTTTATTTTTCAGATAAGCAATCAGGGACTCATCAACCATATAGTTAACTATTTCACGAGGAGTGTAATAGCTTCCCGTAGCTTTACGTACAGTTGTTGCGGTTTCAGGGTTGTAAGCGGCTAGAAGGTTTTCAAAAACTTTTCCCAATAGCTCAGGGTCCAATGCAACTTCTTCATCAATTGGTGTGTTTTCATCAATTGTAAAATTATAGGTCTCAAGTATATTTATTAAACCTTTAACCCTGGTATTTTTATATTTTGCAGATCCAAAATCTTTTTGTAAGTCAACCTTTTGCTCACCGGAGAAGAAAAGAAAATTCGGAACAGCCGGTTGATTAGCTGCTTTGTCAGAAAATCCATCAATTCTTATCTCTTTACCCGTTTCGTTTGTTGGGTCATCTTTACTTTTATCAAGGCACTCAAACAAACCTCCGTTTAGAAATGGAATATTTTTAAAGATATCCAGCATATCCTTCGGATTTTTGAAAAGGGAATGATAGCGGTAATAGTTGGGTTCCATATAATCTTTATTTTTACCCTGAAAAGTTTCTTCCCTTCTGAATTTGCGTTTTTCAATTTTCGTGTTGAGTGTTGCAAAAAATAAATTTTGGAGTATTGCTTTATAAAAATTCGAATCTTCAGATGAAGGATCAAAATTTATTAGGTATTCCTTTAGATTATCAGGATTAAACAAATGATTACCAATCAAACCCTTTGCTTTCATAAACCAAATAAAAATCAGGCGGGTTATCAATCTTATAACTGCAATGTTTCTTCCGTTAGTTTCATTCTCAGCATCTTTAGGAAATCTAACATTTTTAACAGCCCAGAAATACCAGTTTGCAATTTCCTGATAGAATTGTTTGGTAACAACCTCAATTGAAAATCTACCTTGCAAATCCTCAAAATCTTTTACTCTTCCTTTCGTGACTAAAAACTCATAGGGTGTTTTTACTTTTGCATCTGGTCCAAGAAAGAATGAGTAACGACGTGGATTGGAATATTCTTTTTTAACTTTGCTTCCTTCAAGTGAAAATTCAATAGTTGCAAGTGAAAGACGATAGTTCTGTGATTTTGAAGAATGCAGTAATACCAATGCTCTTCGATATCCGTAAGATCGCATCAGACGGAAAATATCCCTGGATAATCCAACACGGGGGTCATTTTCCGATTCGTGTTGAACCTCAATTACTTTCAACTCAAGAGATTTATCTTCACCAATAAGAAAAGCTTCTTTTGAATATTGTGGTGTGAATTCAAAAGAAAGTCTTTCTTCTGTGATTTTAAAGTCATCTGTTAAAAATTGATTCCGGAAGAAATTTTTATAATCACTTCTTGAATATGGATTTTGGAAATTCATAGAATATCCTGAATTTAAATTTATGTTTTTGCTCTCAATAACCTACTGAACCCTCCCCGTCCCTCCCTTTGGCAAAGGGAGGGTGTTCAAAAGTCCTTCCCTTTGATAAAGGGAAGGATTTAGGATGGGTTCGTAATTAATTGTTTTATAGCTTTTTCAATTTTCTCAAAAGCCAAATCCGGATTTCCAAGCAGTTCTTCGTTTTTAATTCTTACAAATTTGATCCCAAAGTTTTCCAAATAAGATTGTCTTTCCGTGTCATAAATTTTCTGCTCTTTTAATTCGTGTACATCACCGTCAATTTCAATTGCCAGTTTAAATTTTGGACAGTAAAAATCAACAACATAATTATCAATTGAATATTGGCGCAAAAATCTTACTTTAAGTTGTTTTTTTCGGAGATAAGTCCAAACAAGCTTTTCACAAAAAGTCATATTTTTACGAAGCTCTCGTCTTCGTTTTTTCATTTCTTGTTTGTTATAATGTTTTGTCACCTTGATATTCCTTTGAACCCTTCGGTTCTCTCCTTAGAAAAGGAGGGAGTCCACAAGTCCTTCCCTTTGGTAAAGGGAAGGATTTAGGATGGGTTCAGTTCTTCAGCTAAAATCAGATTTTCTTCAGCTTCATCAATTTGTTCTGCTTTTTTAATAATATTAATCAAATAACTATGCGGAATTTCTTTCATTAAGTATTCCAAATCGGAATTAATTGTTTTATCACTAATTTTTCTAATTTGTCTGTGATACAATTCCGGCAATGAATCAAGCTCTGCGACAACAAACAGAAGATCTTTAAGATAATCTGGATTACCTAATTTATTGTCAATCAAAAATTTGAGTTTATCAATAGTTTCCCGCTTTCCCTTATCGAGTGCCACTTCATTTTTCTTTGTGAATAGATTTTCTTTTACTTTTTGATATGTGGCTTCGAATTCATTACTTACCGGTTCGGCTTTTTCATCAATATCGGCTTTAAATAAACTTATTGCATCACGGGCGTTTAGTGATTGATATTCAACAGGTGAAGTTCCGAGTTTGAATATGTAATCATTTCCTTTTTTACCAAAAACCAGAACACCTTTTTGTTCAAATGTTTTTGATCTTTTAATTCTTATTCTTCTCGGCAATTCTATTGCTTGTCTGTATAATTCCGGATTGGTTGTTTTAATTTTATTTAATTCATTTAAGAATTTAGCATCCCAGGATTCCTTCGCTTCTTGTTCTTTCATTTCTTCTCTGAATCTTTCGACAAAATAAGAGCGAAGTTCTTCATCCGAAGTAAGCACTTTAGTATCTTCACCTATCAATGCTTGAATCATTGTAAGCTTTAACGATGCAATTTGTGTAACAAAAGTATGTTGTTGTCCTTCTGCAGATGGGAAAAAATTGTAAATAAATAATTCATCAAAAACCTTTTTATTAATTCGATTGATTCGACCGACACGTTGAATAACTCTCGTTGGATTATATGGAATATCGTAGTTAAAAATTATTCCTGCACGATGAAGATTAAATCCTTCAGAGATTGCATCTGTTGCGATAAGAATATCATAGTCATTGAGTTTAAGTTGTTCTTTTATTCCAGCATCAAAATTTCTTCTGATAGTTTCTTTATTTGAAAGTGATGCATCTTTAGATGAATACTTAAAAACACGAAATTCATTCTTCAATTCTTTGTAAAGAT
This genomic window contains:
- a CDS encoding ADP-ribosylglycohydrolase family protein — protein: MIGAIAGDIIGSIYEFDDEKPEYDFPLFTENSHFTDDTILSVALADSILNNEDYRFKLYEYYHRYPYGGYGGFFHKWAEVKNSPPYNSYGNGSAMRVSPVAWAFNDLETVLAKAKESAEVTHNHPEGIKGAQATASAIFLARSGSSKNEIKEYIEKNFAYFLDFDLEELRKNYTFNETCQKTVPQAIYTFLISDSFEDSIRKAIYIGGDSDTLACINGSIAQAYYGIPKSIVEIVKQKLDDHLLKIVNDFTDKYKIL
- a CDS encoding HAD family hydrolase, which codes for MRNKKIRIAICYDFDGTLAPGNMQEHSLLPALNLRPKIFWGEVKDFAKEKKMNEILAYMYLTIDKAKNANHQIKRASFRKHGNQIQLFKGVDKYFDLINKYAESKNIAIEHYIISSGLKEIIEGTRIRNKFKFIFASEFFYDINGVAQWPALAIDYTNKTQYLFRINKGIMNVWDNTKINKYVPEEERYIPFKRMIYIGDGETDIPSMKMVNFQGGYSIAVYDPNKRHTKTKKSPKEICEELLEHGRARYIAPAKYSKNSKLVSLIKLIIDKILIEESLIKTLPTKYKKLKHIN
- a CDS encoding N-6 DNA methylase, encoding MNFQNPYSRSDYKNFFRNQFLTDDFKITEERLSFEFTPQYSKEAFLIGEDKSLELKVIEVQHESENDPRVGLSRDIFRLMRSYGYRRALVLLHSSKSQNYRLSLATIEFSLEGSKVKKEYSNPRRYSFFLGPDAKVKTPYEFLVTKGRVKDFEDLQGRFSIEVVTKQFYQEIANWYFWAVKNVRFPKDAENETNGRNIAVIRLITRLIFIWFMKAKGLIGNHLFNPDNLKEYLINFDPSSEDSNFYKAILQNLFFATLNTKIEKRKFRREETFQGKNKDYMEPNYYRYHSLFKNPKDMLDIFKNIPFLNGGLFECLDKSKDDPTNETGKEIRIDGFSDKAANQPAVPNFLFFSGEQKVDLQKDFGSAKYKNTRVKGLINILETYNFTIDENTPIDEEVALDPELLGKVFENLLAAYNPETATTVRKATGSYYTPREIVNYMVDESLIAYLKNKMIEGAKSYIEIGTDQIDMFGNKARKGQLKIEEELLPSRWIDKEDELEVELRKLISYAEEPHRFTDKETDILIDAINSCKILDPAVGSGAFPMGVLHKLVLILSKLDPHNIKWKQQQINAIENNITDPGLKKILINKIEDNFKRNELDYGRKLYLIQNCLYGVDIQPIAIQIAKLRFFISLLVDEKVISPEGEVDNLGIDPLPNLETKLVAANTLIGLPDTLTLRPSELDNLEKELFELRQKYFTTSEESEKKKLENKDRELRKKIRKVLDDNRIDNEFSDKIASWDPYDTNKFSEWFDPEWMFGVKVNESSGFDIVIGNPPYIQLQKAISDKSKFKYADLYKDQNYKTFERTGDIYCLFYEKGINLLRKFGHLCYITSNKWMRAGYGETLREFFTKHNPKVLIDLGPGIFESATVDTNILLIQKSNPKVNGHSETNLSGEKSIFNLQALTLTKENNIDFNKQLKEKGVTLTKLTKDAWFIGNNAEQKLKEKIELIGKPLKDWDVKIYYGIKTGLNEAFIITTEKRNEILNNCSVAESSRFGGLTERQRTEAIIKPILRGRDIKRYYYDWAGLWVIGTFPALHLNIEKFPALKKYFLDNFDIRQLEQSGKKYPNLGFNARKQTGNKWFETQDQIAYYPEFEKEKVVWQRITQEPTFCIVEPNVFILDSMAFFTGNNLKYIMGILNSKLIYEYVLMIVHQYGFTGFRLSNQYVEVMPLPPITPNNHFIIQQIETLVDKIITAKKQNPQSDTSAWEKEIDNLVYQLYELTPEEIEIIEGGK
- a CDS encoding endonuclease domain-containing protein, which translates into the protein MTKHYNKQEMKKRRRELRKNMTFCEKLVWTYLRKKQLKVRFLRQYSIDNYVVDFYCPKFKLAIEIDGDVHELKEQKIYDTERQSYLENFGIKFVRIKNEELLGNPDLAFEKIEKAIKQLITNPS